Genomic DNA from Salinibacter pepae:
CGTCGTTTGTCGGTGCACCCACATTTAGCATCAAGACGTGTACCAGCCGGTGTCCTCCCTGTCGCCGACCGAAATTTCGGCAAGCCGCCCCCTGCCGTCGTGACAGCGGCCTGTAGATGTGACGGTCCCGCAACGCGTGTGCCCTCCTACCGCGGCGTCACGTCAATCACGACGGGGAGGTGATCGGACGCCGTCGGCGTATCGTCCGCCCGGAGCCCGTGGGCCGAGCGCACGTCGGCCGGCAGCGCCGGGGTGTGCAGCACAAACGCGTGGACGACCTCCAGTACGCTGTCGGTAACGAACGCGTAGTCGAGCCGCCCCGGCGGAAACGAACTGCCGGGCGCGATCCAGGTGGTGTGCAGGGGCGACGCCACCTGGCGCGGCCTGGTGTCCAGCAGGGGCGATCCGTCCCAGTCCGGCGCCGCCGGCGATCCGTACCGGTCGGTGTGTACGATCTCCCCCGTCCGCAGCGTCCGCGGCTGCTGGGCGTCCCCGACAAAGTTCATGTCCCCGAGCACCACGATCGGGGTCTTCGGCGGAACGTCGAACGGCCCGTCCCCCTGTTTTACCTCTCGCAGGAAGGCCACCACGCCGTCCACCACCCGCTGCCGCTGTGCGTTGCGGGAGGGCTCGCCGTCATCGGGGCCGTAGTTGCAGCAGGGCGGGTGCATGTTCACCACCAGGAGGTCCGTCCCCAGCGCACCGTCCGCGTCGAGCAGGAAGGCGCCGCTCACGTTGTTCTCGTACCCTGGAATGGTGTGGGTGTCGAGAATGGGGTATCGGCTGCCGAGGACGAGATCCTGGCCCTCCTTGGCCCAGTCCCACCCGCCCGGCAGTCCGAGCGCCTCGTCGGCGACCGTCGCCACCTGGTCGGCGGTCTGGTCGTAGACCTCCTGAAACGCAATGACGCCCGGATCGGTGGCGTCGAAGATGCGCCGGAAGCTCGGCTGGCGGGTTTCGAAAAAGATTGCACTCCGTTCGCGGTCAAAATCGTTGACCGAGTTGTACGAGAGCATCCGCAGGGCCGAGGCGGTCGGCGCGTCGAGAGACGGCGCGTCGAGGGGCGTGTCGGCATCCGAGAGGACGTACCCGAGCCCCCCGTCGGCGTCCGGCAGCCGGTCCCCGTCGGTCGACAGGCCCACCCGGAGGCTGTCTCTCTCAAACAGGGGCCCGTCGTTGGTGGGCGTCGCCGACCGGTCGAAGGCCACCTCGAACGTCTCGGACGTCACCGTGGGCAGGGACGTGAACCCGAGGGCCGCGTGCGTCACCTCTTCCGCGTCGCCGTCGCGAACCACTCGGCCGGACCGCTCGCCAAACGTCCAGGCCAGCTCCGCCCCCAGTCCCAGTGCCTGCTGCCCCGTCCCGGGATTGTTGTCCGTATCGAGATAGAGCGTCAGGTCGTTGCCTTCCTGGAGGTTGACGGCCTCGCCGAGCTCGAGGCGGAGGAAGAGGTAGTCGTCATCGTGGGCGACCCACACGCGCTTGAGGTCGACGCCCGCCCCGTCGTCGGGCGCGTCGGTGTGACGGACCGGGAGCTCCGCCCAATCGCCCCGTTCGCCATCCACGTAGATGCGGGCCGGGTGCGAGGTGTACCCGTCCACCGGCGCGGCCGTCGGGGGCGCGTCCTCCGACGGCGACTCGGCCTCGCCCTCGTCGGCGGTTTCATTCAGTCCCCCGCACCCCCCGGCGACAAAAAGAAACAACAGCGCAACAGAGAGCAGGAGACGCCGAGACATGGACAACGAGGGCGTTTGGGATGAACCACGCGGGAGACAGAGGCGCTATATTGCGTGTCCTGAGGGATGTTCGGGAAACGGGGCGCACGCAGAACCGCGGCCGCCCCAATCGTCGTGCTTTTCATATCCGTCGTCACGAAACGAATGCAGACCCTCTGGCTCGCCCGCCACGCCAACCGTCAGGATTTCGCGGATCCGGACTGGGCGGCGACGGCCGACTGGCCCGACGACCCCGGCCTCTCTCCCGACGGCGTCGAGCAGGCCCGGCAACTGGGCCGCCGCGTCGATGCCCTCGACGTCGACCGGATCGTCGCGTCTCCGTACCTCCGCACCGTCCAGACCGCCCACCACGTCGCCACGACGACCGGCCACGGCGTCCTCCTGGAGCCGGGATTGGGGGAGTGGCTCAACGACGACTGGTTCGACGACGTCCCGAACACACGCGCCCCCACGGCGCTTGCCGATCGGTTCGGGTCGGTGCTGCCGTCGTCGGCACCGCCCTGCCGGACCCCCGCCTACCCAGAGTCGAGGCACCGGGCCCTCGCCCGCCTCGGGGCCGCCGGCACGTGCCTCGCCGACCGGTACGCCGGCGAGACACTGCTCCTCGTGGGCCACGGCATCACGGTGCAGGGCGTTCTGCACGGCCTCGTGGGCAGCGACGTGCCCGACCCCGGGTGCCCGCTCGCCAGCCTCACGAAAGTTGCGCGGCGGAACGGAGACTGGACCGTTTCCCTCCGGAACGACACGAGCCACCTCGAAAACGGCACCCGCGCCCCCGACCGACTCGCCTGACTCGGGGAGGGGGCAGCCTCCGTCCCCACATGCCCCCAAGGCACGAGGCACCCAGCTTTTCAGGAGCCACCGGCCCCGGCGATGCGCGTCCAGAGATCCAGCGTCGGCCGGTCGGGGGTCGGGGCCGAAGGCTGCTGCCTCTGCTGACGCCGGCGTCCTGGTCGCCGCCCCCGCGGGGACCGGCCCCGCCCTCCGCGCCCCGTCACCGACGGGATGCCCCGCGAGGACGGGGTCACAAGATCGGTATCGTCCGGATCGGGGGTCTGGAGCCCGACCGCGACGGTACTGCCCAGTTCTCCACGCAGGCCGTGCTCCCAGCGGTCGCCGGTCGTTGACGACCGGGACGGGGACACGGGCACGGCCATCTCGTAAATGAGCGATCCGGTGTCGAGCGTGGCCTGTGCCCTGAGGGCCGAGGATAGCCCCGCAGGCATCCGGTAGCGGACCGTGTCGTTCCGGATGACCGCAAGGTCCGACGGAAACAGATCGTCGAGGGGCGCCCCCCCTCGCGGCACGTCGCCCCCGGATGCCCCACCCCTCTGATTCGCCCCGGCCTGCTGGGCCCGACGCCCGAGCGGGTACCGGACCCCGTAGGTGTGCCGCTCTTCGCCGGCCGGGTCGATCCACACGATGAGCCCGTTCTCGGCCACAGACCGGATGAGGTCGCGGTCCGGAATCACGACGGCCAGATACAGCAGGCTATCGGTCGGCGCGGCGCTCATGGACACGGAGCGGCCGTCCACCCGGGCAAGCGCCCCGCCCCACTCCGAAAGCGCCCCGTCAATGGCCGGGGCCTGCGACAGCGAGTGCGACTGCAGCGTGGGCGGGCTGCTGCAGCCTCCCCCGAAGACACCGGCGAGGACCATCAGGAGGAGGCCAAACCAGACTCTAGACATAGGCGAGTTCATTCGATGAGAGAGAGGCGGGATGCGTGCCGGCGCCGAGTGCCCTGCCGCCCGGGCGCAAAAGGTATCTACACCGGTCGCGAATTGCCAACCGGAATGGGCGCTCGAAACCAGCCGATGGATCTTTCTTGCGAAGGGCTCTTCCGAACAGACGCCTGCGGGGGAAGTGCCTCGATCCGTCGCCGTACGGGAAGAGTGCACCGGGACGAACGGCCCCACTCCACCTACGAAAAACAGCCCATCACACAACTGGAAGGGACGGCGGGCAGACGTTGCATTCTCTGCCCCCCGACACCCCCAACTAAAACAACATTTCATCGGCATCATACGTACCAATCAGGTACGACTTGTAACAGACAGAGGCGCGGTATCGTCCTTCCGATGGTATGACCTGAACAAGGAAATTCCCCTCATTTCCCCGATACAGAGCTCCCATGTCGCTATGCTCTATTCTCGGACCTTGAGTTGGGCGGTCATTCTCCTCCTGGCTGCTCCGTGTGCTTCCGCCCAACCCACGACGGATTCTTCGCCGTCCAGCCCGGCTCCGCACACGGCCCTTGATAGCACCGACTCCGGTGTGCCGGCTTCCGAGGAAACCCCGTGGGGCCGCACCGAATCGTACGCGGGCGATCACGCGGGCGACTATGTCGGCACGACGGGGGGCTGGACAAGCCCGTTTGGACAGGCGTCTGCCGTGTACCGCGCGCCGCCGCCGCTCCGCTACAATCGCGTCGAGGGGCTGGTGCTCGGCCTCCGGCGCAGTCCGCTCTCGCTCCGCGACCCGGACGACACCGCGCGCATCTACGGCCAACTCGGCTACGCCTTTGCGCTGGGGGACCTGCGGTACACGATCGGGGTCGAATCGAAACTGATTCGCGACGCAGAGACAGGATTAAAGCTCGGGGCGTCCTACCAAAAGCAGACCCGGACCCCCGACCGCTGGAAGACGTCGTACGCGGAGAATTCGCTCGGCGGCATCGGGCTCGGGTACGACTTCTTCGACTACTACGAGGGCGAGGGGCTCTCCCTCTACGCAGTCCAGGCCCTCCCGGCCACGTTCCGCCTAACCGCGGGCGTTCGCTTCGAAGAGCACCGCCCGCTTTCCCGGAATACCGGCTGGTCTCTCTTCGAGGCCACCTCGTTTCGCACGAATCCCAGGGCTGAGGCGGGCCGCCTGCACGCCGGAACAGTGAGTCTCGAGGGGGGACACGTCGAGGACCGCGACGACCTTCCCACCGGTGCTGCCTTCCGGACGACAGCCACGATTGGGACCGACTTCGGCGGCGACCTCCGCGCCAACCGCTACGAGGTGGACGGGCGCGCCTTCCTCCCCCTCTCGAGCAACACACGTCTCGGGCTTCGGCTTCGCGGCGGATACGCCACGAGCGACGCCCCGCCCCAGCAGCAGTTCACGCTTGGCGGCATCGGGTCCGTTCGGAGCTACGACCAGAACGCGCTCCGCGGCACGCGCATGCTGCTGGGCAACGTCGAGTACATCGTCGACGGCGCCACGCTGGACGACGACTTCCTCGACGACCTCTTCCTCGTGGGGCTGTTCGATGCCGGGTGGGTGGGGCAGCCAGGCACACGGCTCCGCACGGAGGACGTGCTGCCGTCCGCCGGGGTCGGAATCGGGCTGGACGAACGGGACGTGCGCCTGGACGTGTCCTGGCCGCTCCGGTCCGTGCCCGCAACGGGCTCTCGTCCGTCGATTTGGCTCCGCATCACCCCGAACTTTTAGGGCGAGCCGCACGTCGACCTGGCCCCGCGTCCTACGCGGTCCCCGTCGAGCCGAAGCCGCCGGGCCCCCGCACGGTCTCTTCGAGGGCCTCGCGGTGCACCCATTCCACGCGGGCGTGCCGCGCCACCACGAGCTGGGCGATGCGCATGCCGCGCTCAATCGTGAACGGCTCGGCGCCGTGGTTCACGAGCAGAACCTTGACCTCCCCGCGGTAGTCGGCGTCGATGGTGC
This window encodes:
- a CDS encoding endonuclease/exonuclease/phosphatase family protein, yielding MSRRLLLSVALLFLFVAGGCGGLNETADEGEAESPSEDAPPTAAPVDGYTSHPARIYVDGERGDWAELPVRHTDAPDDGAGVDLKRVWVAHDDDYLFLRLELGEAVNLQEGNDLTLYLDTDNNPGTGQQALGLGAELAWTFGERSGRVVRDGDAEEVTHAALGFTSLPTVTSETFEVAFDRSATPTNDGPLFERDSLRVGLSTDGDRLPDADGGLGYVLSDADTPLDAPSLDAPTASALRMLSYNSVNDFDRERSAIFFETRQPSFRRIFDATDPGVIAFQEVYDQTADQVATVADEALGLPGGWDWAKEGQDLVLGSRYPILDTHTIPGYENNVSGAFLLDADGALGTDLLVVNMHPPCCNYGPDDGEPSRNAQRQRVVDGVVAFLREVKQGDGPFDVPPKTPIVVLGDMNFVGDAQQPRTLRTGEIVHTDRYGSPAAPDWDGSPLLDTRPRQVASPLHTTWIAPGSSFPPGRLDYAFVTDSVLEVVHAFVLHTPALPADVRSAHGLRADDTPTASDHLPVVIDVTPR
- a CDS encoding histidine phosphatase family protein; this encodes MQTLWLARHANRQDFADPDWAATADWPDDPGLSPDGVEQARQLGRRVDALDVDRIVASPYLRTVQTAHHVATTTGHGVLLEPGLGEWLNDDWFDDVPNTRAPTALADRFGSVLPSSAPPCRTPAYPESRHRALARLGAAGTCLADRYAGETLLLVGHGITVQGVLHGLVGSDVPDPGCPLASLTKVARRNGDWTVSLRNDTSHLENGTRAPDRLA
- a CDS encoding BamA/TamA family outer membrane protein — its product is MPASEETPWGRTESYAGDHAGDYVGTTGGWTSPFGQASAVYRAPPPLRYNRVEGLVLGLRRSPLSLRDPDDTARIYGQLGYAFALGDLRYTIGVESKLIRDAETGLKLGASYQKQTRTPDRWKTSYAENSLGGIGLGYDFFDYYEGEGLSLYAVQALPATFRLTAGVRFEEHRPLSRNTGWSLFEATSFRTNPRAEAGRLHAGTVSLEGGHVEDRDDLPTGAAFRTTATIGTDFGGDLRANRYEVDGRAFLPLSSNTRLGLRLRGGYATSDAPPQQQFTLGGIGSVRSYDQNALRGTRMLLGNVEYIVDGATLDDDFLDDLFLVGLFDAGWVGQPGTRLRTEDVLPSAGVGIGLDERDVRLDVSWPLRSVPATGSRPSIWLRITPNF